Below is a genomic region from Actinoallomurus bryophytorum.
CCAGCATCGACCTGCCCAGCATCGACCCGCCCAGCACCGGTCCGGCGGCCACCGGCCGCGTGCGCCCAGAGGGCGGCCGCACCCATTCCGACGAGCGCCGCGACCGCAGGCGCGAGCGCGACCGTGTAGTAGCCGTGGAAGATGCCCTGCATCAGGCTGAACACCGCATCGGTGACCAACAGCCAGCCACCCCACAGCGCGAGCCCTGCCAACCCCGGGTCGGTACGCAACGACGGACCCGAGTAGGTCGCACGGGCCACGACATCGGGCTCCGCGGTAGGGCCCGCGCGGTGCGTGGGGCCGGGGCTGGTGGGGGGAGTGGCGGTCGTTGGGCCGGGGTCGGTGGGGGAAGTGGCGGTCGCGGGGTCGAGGTCGGTGGGGGAAGCGGTGGTGGTGGGGCCGGGATCGGTCGAGGACGCCGTGGTCGCGGTGCCGGGACCGGCAGCGGACGCGGTGGTCGTGCGGCCGGCGGCGGTAGAGGAAGCGGCGGCCGTGGACCCAAGGGCGACGGAGGAGGCGACGGCCGCAGAACCGGGGACGATGGACGAAGCGCCTTCGCCGCGCAAGGCAGAGGACGGTTGCGAGACGTCCGGGCCCGGCGCGGGCGGCGGCTCAGACCACGGTGCCACGTCCGCGCGATGGCGGGCGTAGGTCGCCCAGACTCCCGCGACCAGCAGTACGAGGGCCGCCGGGAGCAGCCAGGCGATCTGGCCTCCCAGCTCCGCGCCGAACATGCGTGTCCAACCGGCGTCCTGGTTCGTGTTGCCCAGGCCGCCCGTCTCGTCCCCGCTCAGGCGACCGAACCCGTTGTAGCCGAGCGCGAGCTCCAGCACGCTGTTGTGCTGCGACCCCCCGATGTACGGGCGCGAGCTCGCGGGTACGGCGGCGACGATCGCGACCCACCAGCCGGCCGACAGAACAAGCGTCACCGCCGCCAGGGCCAGCTGCCACAGGTGCCGTCGCAGGGCGGTCGGGGCCATCACCAGATAGACCAACGCGAAGGCCGGGACCACCAGGAACGCCTGGAGCATCTTCGCCAGGAATCCCAGCCCCACGAAGGCCGCGGCCAGCATGAGCCACCGCGTGCTCGCCCGCTCCTGCGCCCGTACCAGGGCGTACGCCCCGAGGGTCAGCAGGAGGACCAGCATCGCGTCCGGGTTGTTGAAGCGGAACATCAGCGCCGCCACCGGCGTCGTCGCCAGACAGGCACCGGCCAGCAGGGCTCCGCCCGTGGCGGTACGAGGGCCGAACGCGACGAGCGACCGGCGTACGGTCGCGTACAGGACGCCGACCGTGGCCACGCCCATCAGCGCCTGGGGGACCAGGATGCTCCACGCGTTCACGCCGAACACCCGTGCGGCCAGGTCCATCGGCCACAGGGACAGGGGCGTCTTGTCGACCGTGATGAAGTTCGCGGCGTCGGAGGACCCGAAGAAGAGCGCCTTCCAGCTGTGCGATCCCGCCTGCACGGCCGCCGAGTAGAAGGAGTTCGCCCAGTCCGAGGCGCCGAGCCCCCAGGCGTACAGCAGGCCGGTGGCAGCCAGCAGACCGAGCAACGCGAAGCTACGGGACGGTAGACGGGAAAGTAGGGACATGCCCCCATAGTCGGGGACCGGGGTCGGCCTCCGGTGAGCCGATCATTAAATGAGCGTGAGAAGAGTCAGCCGCGGGCGGCGCAGGTGATGCAGGTGCTGGCGGTGGGGCGGGCGGCAAGGCGTTCGGGGGCGATGGCGTCGCCGCAGACCTCACACCGGCCGTACGCGCCCTCCTCGAGTTGCCGCAGCGACCGGTCGAGCTCGGACAAATGCCGGTGCGACTGGTCCAGCAACGCCTCGAGCTGAGCACGCTCGAAGGCGATCGTGGCGCCTTCGGGATCGTGCTCGTCGTCCACGCCGGTGGACGTCGAGGACTCGATGAGGCCGGTGCGGTCGCGGTCGAGTGCCGCGATGCGCTCCAGTGTCCTCAGCCGCTCCGCGGCCAGTCGCTCTTCCAGTGAAGGAGTCATCACCAGTGAAAACGACCCGGCGGCACGGCGAATTCCACCTTTGGAGCGCGGGCCTCAGCTCGAACCGCGAGCGACCAGTTCGAGCCCCAGTGAGATCGAGCGCGGGGCGCCGGGCCCGTCCAGGCGCTGGAGCAGGAGCTCGGTCGCCGCGCGGCCGGACTCCTCCAGTGGCTGCCGCACGGTGGTGAGGTCGAGCGCCTCGGCGAGCTCGCCGTCGTCGAAGCCCACCACTGCGAGGTCGCCGGGAACGGCGAGTCCGAGCGAGTGCGCGGCGCGCATGACGCCCGCCGCCAGGGTGTCGTCCGCCGCGAAGACCGCAGTGGGCCGGTCCGAAGCCGAGAGCAGCTCCCGCGCGGCGGCCACCGCCGATCCGACTCCGTGCCCGGCGAGCCGTACCGCGGGCGAATGCTCCGCCAGAGCGGCACGGAACCCGGCGAGCCGCCGCTGCGACGGCGAGACGTACAGGTCCGACTCCTGCGTCTCGCCGAGGAACGCGAAGCGCCGATGTCCCCGCGCGAGCAGGTGCGAGGCGACCAGGCGCCCGCCCGCGGCGTCGTCGGTGTGCACGGAGTCGAAGCCGGGATGGCGTACGTCCACCAGCACCGTGGCCAGCCCCAGCAGGCGCCGGGCGATGGCGTCCTCCAGCGGCAGGCTCACCACGATGAGCCCGTCGAGCCGTCCGGTGACGGGCAGGCTTCCGAGCAGCGGGGACGTGCTCTGCGAGGCGGACGGCTGGTCGAACACCACGACCTCGACCGGACGGCTCCCGACGGCACGCAGCACGCCGGTCAGCCGGCGCGCGACCGAGGGGTAGGAGGAGTACGGCGCCAGCACGCCGATCCGTCCCACTCCGCGACGCGCCCGCGCGACCGCTTCGGCCTTGGGGACGAAGCCCAGCGCGTCCACCGCCGCCAGGACCCGGCGACGCGTCACGTCGCCGACCCGCTCGGGTGAGTTGAGCACTAGCGAGACCGTCGAGATGCTCACACCGGCCTCACCGGCGACATCCCGGATGGTCGGCACGGCATCTCCCGGACTATCGAACTGCTTCGATCGAACTTTTTTGCCACACTACAACGAGGTACATGACGAAGGGAGAGAGCGATGAGCCGTTCCTACGTGGTGACGGGCGGAGGACGGGGCATCGGAAGGGCGGTGGCCGAACGGCTCCTCGGTGACGCGGACACGGTCGTGGCGATCGAGCGTGACCCGGTGGCGCTCGAGTGGATCGCCGCTCACCCCGCCGGTCCGCGCCTCGTCGGCCTGGCCGGCGACGCCGCCGACGAGACCGTCGCCGGGCTGGCGGCCGATCTCGCGCAGGCGGCGGCGCCTCTCGCCGGGTGGGTCAACAACGCCGCGGTGTTCGGCGACGCGGCGTCGTTCGACTCCACCCCCACGAGCGAGACGCTGCGCGGCATCGAGCTCAACCTCGCGCTCGCCGTCGTCGGGTGCGCGACCGCCGTGCGAAGGTTCCTCGCGGCCGGCGCCGGCGGCTCGATCGTCAACGTCTCCTCCCACCAGGCCGTGCGCGCGGTGCCGGGCTGCGCGCCGTACGTGACCTCGAAGGCGGCGATCGAGGGACTGACCAGGGCGCTCGCCGTGGAGTACGGCCCGCACGGCATCCGGGTCAACGCGGTCGCGCCCGGTTCGATCGGCACCGAGCGGTACACGGAGCTGCTGGCGGGCGGGGACGGCGCGCGGATCGAGGCCGAGATGGCGCGCCTTCATCCCCTCGGCAGGGTGGGCCGTCCCGGCGAGGTCGCCGCGGCGGTGGCGCATCTGTTGTCCGACGGCGCGAGCTTCATCACCGGTGCGACCGTGCCCGTGGACGGGGGCCGTACGGTGCTCGCCCAGGACCCGGAGACGCTGTGAGGTTCACCGGGCACGTTGCCCGCACCAGGCCGGCGACCGTGCCGGGACGAGCGCGGGGCCACTCACCGCCGCCGATGTGCGCGTCTTGACCGTGATGCGACGCGTCGTAAACGGCCCAATCCCGGCCCTCGCCGGGGGTTGAGCCATTTTTTGCCGGGCGATCCGATCCTCTGGCGGCCGGCCCGGGTATCGCCCCCTGCGTGTCGAACGGAAGCGCAGGCGCCTTCTTGGTGGCGGTCGCGATGCTCACCGGTATGGCGCACCTGCAGGGTGCGCCGTCGAGGGGGCATGCGCCCGTACGGCAATGGTCCCGCCCCGAGCGGGTGGAGCTCGGCGACACGAGCATCCCGGTCAGATCCGTGCGCCGGCACGTCTCCCAACAGTGGAGGTCACGGCCGGCGGCGCCCGGCCGGGCGATCGTGCCCGAAGCCACCCCGGAGATGATCGTCGGCTATGTGGACCCGGCTCGCGGGTCGGCCGCCTTCCACCGGCTCACGCACGTCAACGAGGGGGACCGCGTGAAGGTGGTGCGCCGGGACCACAGCACCGCCTGGTTCAAGGTCGACTCGGTACGCCGCGCGGTGAGACGCTCCGTCGAACAGGAGCGGGCCCGCGGCGACCGGCCCGAACTCCGCCTGATCTCCGTGCGCGACGCCGCGCGGCGCGGCGGGCACGCCGACCCGCGCAACGTGATCGTCTCGGCTCATCTCGACCGCCCGGCGAGCGAGGACGTCCACCTCGACCGCCCCGGCGTCGTCGACGAGTGAACCGGGGCCGGTCAGGGCGCCGTCCGCCCCGGTACGGGAGCGGGCTCCACGGCGGGCAGGACGAGGGTTCCGCTGGCGGTCGCGTGGGACAGCTCACGGGACAGCGACAGAGCCGAGGTCCGTACGGCGGGGGCGAGGCGCTCCAGGTCGAGGCGGTTGGCGTGGCCGGTGATCGAGATCGCCGCGATGACGCGACGGCGGTGGTCGAAGACCGGTGCCGCCACCGCGGACACCCCGATCTCCGACTCCTCCCGGTTGATGCCGTAGCCGCGTTCGAGCGTCCGCGCGAGGTCCCGTTCGAGCAGGCCGGGCATCGTGATGGTGTGCGGCGTGTGACGGGCCAGCCCGGCGCGCAGCACGCTCCGCAGGCGTTCCGGTGAACCGAACGCCAGGAACAGCTTGCCCGTCGCCGTGCAGTACGCCGGCAGCCGTCCGCCGACCCGGGAGATGATCGGCATTGACCGGCGGCCGCTGACCTTCTCCAGGAACAGCGTGTCGATGCCGTCGAGCACCGCCAGGTGGATGTTCTGGTGGGACGCCTCGTACAGGTCCTCCAGGTACGGCAGCGCCGCCTCGCGCAGCCCGCGCGGCCGGGGCACGCGCTGACCGAGGACGAACAGGCGCATGCCCAGCCGGTAACCCGCCTGCGTACGCTCCAGGGCGCCCCAGCTCACCAGCTCGCCCAGCAGCCGGTGTGCCGTGGGCTTGGGCAGGCCGCTGCGTGCCGCCAGCACGGTCAGGGTCAGGTCGACGTCGGACGGGCCGAAGGCGTTCAGCAGGCTCAGTCCACGGGCGAGGACCGACTTGGGCGGTCCCTGCGAGGCATCCATGTCAGAACCCTTCTCTCCTGAGGGGGGCCGCGCAATGGGCGGCGGGCCGGGCGCTCATCCGGTGAGCTCCTTCCCGAGGTGGCCGGCGACCATGGCGGCGAACGCCATGATCGTCAGTGATGGGTTGACCGACAGCGACGCCGGGACCAGTGAGCCGTCCCCGACGTAGAGCCCGGCGACGTCGTGCGACCGGCCGTTCGCGTCCACGGCCGAGCGCCGGGGGTCTGAGCCCATCGGCACGCTGCCCTGCGCATGTGAGGTGCTCAGCCCGGTCCAGAGCACCTCGCGGGCACCTGCGGCGCGCAGCGCCCGGACGGCGAACTCCCGCGCCGCGTCCAGCCGGGCGCGTTCGGCCGCGGAGAAGCGCTTGGTGATGACCGGCTCGCCGCGTACGTCCAGTTCGAGCACGCCTGTGTTCTCGTCGTTCGCCATGACGAGCAGCCCGGCCCAGTGCCGGTAGTCCGCCGCGGCCCCGGCCAGCCGCCGGCCCCAGAGCGGTCCGCCATCCTCGTCCGTCAGGCTTTCGGCGAACGAGACCGGGTCCTGGATGGTCGGGCCCTCCAGGACGAACTCCTCCTGGCGGTCCAGGCAGTGCCCGGTGATCGGGTAGACGCGGTGACAGTCCTGCGGCTCGTCGAAACGACCGTAGACGAGCCGGGCGGGGTGCAGCCCGATGGTACGGCCGACGAGCCGCGAGCTCGGGGTCCGCAGATAGTCCGGGCTGCCCAGCAGGATCCGCGGGGTGCCGAGCGTGCCCGCCGCGAGCACGACCGTACGTGCCCGTATGACGCCGCTCTCGCAGACGACCCCGGTCACCGCGCCACCCGAGATCAGCACCCGGTCGACCGTGGTGCGGGTGACCAGCCGCACCTCCCCGCGCGCCACGGCCGGCGCGATGAAGGTGTTGAGCGCGGACTTGCCGGCGTTGGTCGGGCAGCCCTGCAGGCACGAGCCGCAGCGGGTGCAGTTGTAGTCGGTGTAGGACCGCACCGGCTCGAACGACGCGCCGAGACGCGCCAGCCCGTCCCGCAGCCGGTACGCGCTCGGCGTCCAGTCGGCGCGCTCGCGTACGCCGAGCCGCCGCTCGACGGCGGTGTACCAGGGGAGCAGGTCGGCCGGGGAGAACGCGGCGCCGTCCGGGCCGAGCAGGCCGGTCCGCTCGTGGAAGGCGGCGACGTCGGACGCGGCGGCGCGCATCGCCACCTTCGTGTTGATGACCGTCGATCCGCCGACACAGCGGCCGGCGAGCAGCGCGACGGGATCGTCGCCCTCGGTGTGGCGTACCGGCCACCACAGCCGGTGCCGCGCCTCGAGTTCGAAGCGTGTGTGCGTGTCGGCCGGATACAGGCCGCCGGCCTCGATGAGCACCACGTCGTGGCCGTTCTGCCCGAGCTCGGCCGCGATCAGGCCGCCGCCCGCGCCGGAGCCGACCACCACGACCTCGGCCGCCGGCGGCAGCGGCTGGGGCGCTTGCGGCGGCTCGGTCAGGAACGACCAGTCCTTGCGCAGCCGCCGGGCCTGCGGCGCGTCGAAGCCGATGTCGTCCCAGCCGGTCGGGCCGGTGTGGCCGTGGACGGCGAAGTCACCGTAGTAGGCCTCGATCGCGAGCCTTCTGACCAGCGCGAACGCGGCCGAGCGCGCGAGCGGCGCCAGTCCGTCGACACCCTGCCTGACGGCCGGCGCCAGCAGGCCGATCGCGGCGTGCAGGTCGTCCTCCTCGCTGTGGGACATGCCCGTGACCGCCTGCGCGATGTAGTGCTCGGGTCCGATCGCGCGCGAGCCCGGCACCAGGAGCTCGCAGAGGCCGGCGAGCACGCGCGTCTCTCCGCTGGTCATCAGTGCTTCGCGGATCCGCCGTCGACGTTGATGGTCTGGCCGGTGAGGAACCCGCTCCCCTCGTCGCAGACGTACAGCAGCGTCGAGACCAGGTCGCCGGGCTCCTCGACCCGGGGGACGATCTGGGAAGCACGGACCCGGTCGAACCCGCCGTCCGCGCCGACGGTCCGTTCCGCGGTCGTGGTGCGGGTGAGCCCGGGGGCGATCGCGTTGACCGTGACGCCGTCCTCGCCGACCGCGCTCGCGAGGGCGCGCGTGAAGCCGACCAGGCCGGCCTTTGACGTGGTGTAGGCGACCATGTCGGGCGGCCCGAGGAAGACGACGGCCGAGACGATGTTGACGATCCGGCCCCAGCCCGCCGCCCTCAGGTGGGGCAGCGCGGCCTGGGTGACGATGAAGGGGCCGTCGAGGTTCAGGCGCATGATCCGGCGCCACTCGTCCAGCGTCGTGTCCTCGAACGGGATCGCCGGGTAGGTCCCCGCGTTGTTGACCACGATGTGCGGGCCGCCGTGGTCCTTGGCGATCTCGTCCACGGCCGCCGTCACTGCGGCCGGGTCGGTCACGTCGGCGCGGACACCGAAGAAGCGGTCGCCGCCGCACGAGTCGGCGACCCTGCGCCCGGTCTCGGCGAGATCGGCGACGTCCAGCCCGGCCACTCGGTGTCCGCGGGCGGCCAGGGCGACACAGAACTCCTGGCCCAGTCCGTTCGCGGCGCCGGTCACCAGCGCGACCCGGTCGGCACCTGAGGTACGGCTCACGGTGGCGAGCCTGTGGCACGCCCGACGCCCCGGCAAGGGCGATGTTCCGTTCACCGGAACCTCACCGCGGGCTTTCTACAACCATGTCTCCGTTTTGCCGACCAGGATTGCGGCCAATCGTGGCGGCCGGCCGTACCACCGCGTTTCCATTCGATGAAACGGCCCGCTTGTCGGTGCGGACCGATGCGTCCATGCTCGCGGCACCTTCGCACCGTGTCACCGCACCACCGAGACCGCCCGCCGAGCCGTGAGGAGCGATGTCCGCGATGCCACCAGCAGTGACCGGCTCCGCCGGCGAGTACCGGGGGGGCGGAAGGACGAGCCGGCC
It encodes:
- a CDS encoding GMC family oxidoreductase N-terminal domain-containing protein, whose protein sequence is MTSGETRVLAGLCELLVPGSRAIGPEHYIAQAVTGMSHSEEDDLHAAIGLLAPAVRQGVDGLAPLARSAAFALVRRLAIEAYYGDFAVHGHTGPTGWDDIGFDAPQARRLRKDWSFLTEPPQAPQPLPPAAEVVVVGSGAGGGLIAAELGQNGHDVVLIEAGGLYPADTHTRFELEARHRLWWPVRHTEGDDPVALLAGRCVGGSTVINTKVAMRAAASDVAAFHERTGLLGPDGAAFSPADLLPWYTAVERRLGVRERADWTPSAYRLRDGLARLGASFEPVRSYTDYNCTRCGSCLQGCPTNAGKSALNTFIAPAVARGEVRLVTRTTVDRVLISGGAVTGVVCESGVIRARTVVLAAGTLGTPRILLGSPDYLRTPSSRLVGRTIGLHPARLVYGRFDEPQDCHRVYPITGHCLDRQEEFVLEGPTIQDPVSFAESLTDEDGGPLWGRRLAGAAADYRHWAGLLVMANDENTGVLELDVRGEPVITKRFSAAERARLDAAREFAVRALRAAGAREVLWTGLSTSHAQGSVPMGSDPRRSAVDANGRSHDVAGLYVGDGSLVPASLSVNPSLTIMAFAAMVAGHLGKELTG
- a CDS encoding SDR family NAD(P)-dependent oxidoreductase; amino-acid sequence: MSRTSGADRVALVTGAANGLGQEFCVALAARGHRVAGLDVADLAETGRRVADSCGGDRFFGVRADVTDPAAVTAAVDEIAKDHGGPHIVVNNAGTYPAIPFEDTTLDEWRRIMRLNLDGPFIVTQAALPHLRAAGWGRIVNIVSAVVFLGPPDMVAYTTSKAGLVGFTRALASAVGEDGVTVNAIAPGLTRTTTAERTVGADGGFDRVRASQIVPRVEEPGDLVSTLLYVCDEGSGFLTGQTINVDGGSAKH
- a CDS encoding TraR/DksA family transcriptional regulator, whose translation is MTPSLEERLAAERLRTLERIAALDRDRTGLIESSTSTGVDDEHDPEGATIAFERAQLEALLDQSHRHLSELDRSLRQLEEGAYGRCEVCGDAIAPERLAARPTASTCITCAARG
- a CDS encoding IclR family transcriptional regulator — encoded protein: MDASQGPPKSVLARGLSLLNAFGPSDVDLTLTVLAARSGLPKPTAHRLLGELVSWGALERTQAGYRLGMRLFVLGQRVPRPRGLREAALPYLEDLYEASHQNIHLAVLDGIDTLFLEKVSGRRSMPIISRVGGRLPAYCTATGKLFLAFGSPERLRSVLRAGLARHTPHTITMPGLLERDLARTLERGYGINREESEIGVSAVAAPVFDHRRRVIAAISITGHANRLDLERLAPAVRTSALSLSRELSHATASGTLVLPAVEPAPVPGRTAP
- a CDS encoding ArnT family glycosyltransferase, giving the protein MSLLSRLPSRSFALLGLLAATGLLYAWGLGASDWANSFYSAAVQAGSHSWKALFFGSSDAANFITVDKTPLSLWPMDLAARVFGVNAWSILVPQALMGVATVGVLYATVRRSLVAFGPRTATGGALLAGACLATTPVAALMFRFNNPDAMLVLLLTLGAYALVRAQERASTRWLMLAAAFVGLGFLAKMLQAFLVVPAFALVYLVMAPTALRRHLWQLALAAVTLVLSAGWWVAIVAAVPASSRPYIGGSQHNSVLELALGYNGFGRLSGDETGGLGNTNQDAGWTRMFGAELGGQIAWLLPAALVLLVAGVWATYARHRADVAPWSEPPPAPGPDVSQPSSALRGEGASSIVPGSAAVASSVALGSTAAASSTAAGRTTTASAAGPGTATTASSTDPGPTTTASPTDLDPATATSPTDPGPTTATPPTSPGPTHRAGPTAEPDVVARATYSGPSLRTDPGLAGLALWGGWLLVTDAVFSLMQGIFHGYYTVALAPAVAALVGMGAAALWAHAAGGRRTGAGRVDAGQVDAGQVGELDRADRRVHDGGGQSPVGTPGSRPRAASAGRRDGTAAAIVLAVVVVLTAWWSYRLLGRTSSFEPWLRVPILAAGLVAACALLTGRWLTSQDATDRDPAVQRPTRQEPTDRWPADHEPTDQDHPADRDPADHEPTDQDPADQEPTGQEHAGRTPTGPDLTGQDLRGQGTVDGRPSRRRLTGRVLAVGAGLAVAASLAGPAAYAIDTAATPHRGAIPSAGPSAGFGGMRGPGGLPGGMRGGFGGPPGGGARQGGMPQPPNGRFGPPGQNPGTGGAAPGAGGMRGGGVGGGAMGGPGALLDASTPSAELTTLLKQNAGAYTWAAATVGSNTAAGYQLATGKPVMAIGGFNGTDPAPSLARFQQYVHAGRIHYFLAGSMARGRGGDSGGSDDAQQITAWIAQTFPARTIGATTVYDLG
- a CDS encoding SDR family NAD(P)-dependent oxidoreductase, with amino-acid sequence MSRSYVVTGGGRGIGRAVAERLLGDADTVVAIERDPVALEWIAAHPAGPRLVGLAGDAADETVAGLAADLAQAAAPLAGWVNNAAVFGDAASFDSTPTSETLRGIELNLALAVVGCATAVRRFLAAGAGGSIVNVSSHQAVRAVPGCAPYVTSKAAIEGLTRALAVEYGPHGIRVNAVAPGSIGTERYTELLAGGDGARIEAEMARLHPLGRVGRPGEVAAAVAHLLSDGASFITGATVPVDGGRTVLAQDPETL
- a CDS encoding class F sortase — protein: MSNGSAGAFLVAVAMLTGMAHLQGAPSRGHAPVRQWSRPERVELGDTSIPVRSVRRHVSQQWRSRPAAPGRAIVPEATPEMIVGYVDPARGSAAFHRLTHVNEGDRVKVVRRDHSTAWFKVDSVRRAVRRSVEQERARGDRPELRLISVRDAARRGGHADPRNVIVSAHLDRPASEDVHLDRPGVVDE
- a CDS encoding LacI family DNA-binding transcriptional regulator — translated: MPTIRDVAGEAGVSISTVSLVLNSPERVGDVTRRRVLAAVDALGFVPKAEAVARARRGVGRIGVLAPYSSYPSVARRLTGVLRAVGSRPVEVVVFDQPSASQSTSPLLGSLPVTGRLDGLIVVSLPLEDAIARRLLGLATVLVDVRHPGFDSVHTDDAAGGRLVASHLLARGHRRFAFLGETQESDLYVSPSQRRLAGFRAALAEHSPAVRLAGHGVGSAVAAARELLSASDRPTAVFAADDTLAAGVMRAAHSLGLAVPGDLAVVGFDDGELAEALDLTTVRQPLEESGRAATELLLQRLDGPGAPRSISLGLELVARGSS